From one Luteolibacter sp. SL250 genomic stretch:
- a CDS encoding dihydroneopterin aldolase, protein MNPPDQIEIRRLKVSTHIGVPDEERAEPQTLLLTIRMTPCRNFDDLADDISRTTDYYAVSLEIEALAAEKPRRLIETLAVDVAEHLLAHHPLDRVAVTIEKHILPNTECVAVHVERGR, encoded by the coding sequence ATGAATCCACCCGACCAGATCGAGATCCGCCGCCTCAAGGTTTCCACCCATATCGGCGTGCCGGATGAGGAACGCGCGGAGCCGCAGACCCTTCTGCTCACCATCCGGATGACCCCCTGCCGGAACTTTGACGATCTGGCGGACGATATTTCCCGGACCACCGACTACTATGCCGTGTCACTGGAGATCGAGGCACTCGCCGCGGAGAAACCGCGCCGCCTGATCGAGACGCTCGCGGTGGACGTGGCGGAACACCTTCTGGCGCATCACCCGCTGGATCGCGTCGCTGTCACCATCGAAAAACACATCCTGCCAAACACGGAGTGCGTCGCCGTGCATGTGGAGCGGGGGAGGTGA
- a CDS encoding trypsin-like peptidase domain-containing protein produces MKTPLVFTLVLGWSLAWLAAREPARNIDDLMNLERKVSDVAIKAMPATVALVSDQLGSSGSGVIVSEDGLILTAAHVIQGAKDISVVFPNGRQTEGKVLGANYSKDIAMVQILEKGPWPHMEQGISKSLEAGDWVVAMGHAAGYDAARTPPIRFGRVMSKGPGNFLTTDCKLIGGDSGGPLYDLEGRVVGINSSIGVSLQNNNHAGIDGFKADWDRLLAGESWGELQMNPLMNQERPVLGIGTAETRGRGVGVSSVKQGGPAAKAGIKRYDIIISIDGAEIRDRAALEENLIKRLAGDKVKVGIIRDDRNLEVEVVLVTLESLMKK; encoded by the coding sequence ATGAAGACGCCTCTCGTATTCACCCTGGTTCTGGGATGGTCGCTGGCATGGCTGGCAGCCCGGGAACCTGCACGGAACATTGACGATCTGATGAATCTGGAGCGGAAGGTCTCCGATGTCGCGATCAAGGCGATGCCGGCGACGGTCGCCTTGGTGTCGGATCAGCTCGGCTCATCCGGCTCCGGCGTGATCGTGAGCGAGGACGGCCTGATCCTGACGGCCGCCCACGTCATCCAGGGGGCGAAGGATATCAGCGTCGTCTTCCCGAATGGCCGCCAGACGGAGGGCAAGGTGCTGGGAGCCAACTACTCGAAGGACATCGCCATGGTCCAGATCCTGGAAAAGGGGCCGTGGCCGCACATGGAGCAGGGCATTTCCAAGAGCCTGGAGGCCGGGGACTGGGTCGTGGCGATGGGGCATGCCGCGGGCTACGATGCCGCGCGCACCCCGCCCATCCGCTTCGGGCGGGTGATGTCAAAGGGGCCGGGGAATTTCCTGACCACGGATTGCAAGCTCATCGGCGGTGACTCCGGCGGGCCGCTTTATGATCTGGAGGGCCGCGTGGTGGGGATCAACTCCTCCATCGGCGTGTCGCTGCAGAACAACAACCATGCCGGGATCGACGGATTCAAGGCGGACTGGGACCGCCTGCTGGCCGGTGAGTCCTGGGGGGAACTGCAGATGAACCCGCTGATGAACCAGGAGCGTCCGGTGCTGGGCATCGGGACCGCGGAGACCAGGGGGCGGGGTGTCGGTGTCTCCAGCGTGAAACAGGGTGGTCCGGCCGCGAAGGCGGGCATCAAACGCTATGACATCATCATTTCCATTGATGGTGCGGAAATCCGCGACCGTGCGGCGCTCGAGGAAAACCTCATCAAGCGTCTGGCGGGGGACAAGGTGAAGGTCGGCATCATCCGGGATGACCGGAACCTCGAGGTGGAGGTGGTGCTGGTGACGCTGGAATCCCTGATGAAGAAATAA
- a CDS encoding DUF721 domain-containing protein has translation MAKPARKRGSGDTARHAAIREEILREWRGGDEADDLTAGIHLAGKWVDAVLRATGTHDGLHEDQVRSAWKELAGDFISRHAEPVSVKDGHLVLRVTQPAMRFHLEQMKPMLLTRIREQLGAERIKSVKFTLG, from the coding sequence ATGGCTAAACCCGCCAGAAAGCGGGGGAGTGGAGATACGGCGCGGCACGCGGCCATCCGCGAAGAAATCCTGCGCGAATGGCGCGGCGGGGATGAGGCGGACGACCTCACCGCAGGCATCCATCTGGCAGGCAAGTGGGTGGATGCGGTCCTGCGGGCCACCGGCACCCATGACGGACTGCACGAAGACCAGGTGCGGAGCGCCTGGAAGGAACTGGCCGGTGATTTCATCTCACGCCACGCGGAGCCGGTCTCGGTCAAGGACGGCCACCTGGTTCTGCGCGTGACCCAGCCCGCGATGCGCTTTCATCTGGAGCAGATGAAGCCCATGCTGCTCACCCGCATCCGCGAGCAGCTCGGAGCGGAGCGGATCAAGTCCGTCAAGTTCACCCTGGGCTGA
- a CDS encoding NUDIX domain-containing protein: MFRNLIFDWSGTIVDDLGPVIEATNFVLGKYGIGPMDREEFRRRFRLPYREFYDELLPGIALEELEEHFRPAFDGATSTVFVLPHAREKLDWCRELGIRTFVLTSMDAVAFARQLDEFGLKGHFEATYAGVLDKRQLIHRILESHGLAPEETAFVGDMIHDVETARHAGIASIAVLTGYNHPEVLAAVRPDLTVPDLGVLRGLLAKRKSSRPVSTVGALVHDGAGRVLMIRTHKWGNRWGIPGGKIERGEPSEDALRRELREETGLEISDIRFVMVQDCIDSPEFMRPEHFILLNYVARASSTDVTLNDEAQEYRWVSPADASGLDLNEPTRLLLAEILSQNLLP; encoded by the coding sequence ATGTTCCGCAATCTCATTTTCGACTGGTCCGGTACCATCGTGGACGACCTCGGTCCCGTGATCGAAGCCACCAACTTCGTCCTCGGGAAATACGGCATCGGCCCCATGGATCGGGAGGAGTTCCGGCGGCGGTTCCGCCTGCCCTACCGGGAGTTCTATGACGAGCTGCTGCCCGGCATCGCCTTGGAGGAACTGGAGGAACATTTCCGTCCGGCCTTCGACGGCGCGACCTCCACGGTCTTCGTCCTGCCGCACGCCCGGGAGAAGCTCGACTGGTGCCGGGAGCTGGGCATCCGCACCTTTGTCCTCACCTCCATGGATGCCGTCGCCTTCGCCCGGCAGTTGGACGAGTTCGGCCTGAAGGGCCACTTTGAGGCGACCTACGCCGGCGTGCTGGACAAGCGGCAGTTGATCCACCGCATCCTGGAAAGCCACGGCCTGGCACCGGAGGAAACCGCCTTCGTCGGGGACATGATCCATGATGTGGAGACGGCGCGGCATGCCGGCATCGCCTCCATCGCCGTGCTGACCGGCTACAATCATCCGGAGGTGCTTGCCGCCGTCCGCCCGGACCTCACCGTGCCGGATCTGGGCGTCCTGCGCGGCCTGCTGGCGAAGCGGAAATCCTCCAGACCCGTCTCCACGGTCGGCGCGCTCGTTCATGACGGTGCCGGAAGGGTCCTCATGATCCGCACCCACAAGTGGGGGAACCGCTGGGGCATCCCTGGCGGCAAGATCGAGCGGGGGGAGCCATCGGAGGATGCCCTCCGGCGTGAGCTGCGGGAGGAGACCGGCTTGGAGATTTCGGACATCCGCTTCGTCATGGTGCAGGATTGCATCGACTCTCCGGAGTTCATGCGGCCGGAGCATTTCATCCTGCTGAACTATGTCGCCCGGGCATCCAGTACGGACGTCACCCTCAATGACGAGGCCCAGGAATACCGCTGGGTTTCCCCTGCGGATGCCTCCGGTCTGGACCTGAACGAGCCCACCCGCCTCCTGCTTGCGGAGATCCTCTCCCAGAATCTGCTGCCATGA
- the hemQ gene encoding hydrogen peroxide-dependent heme synthase, which produces MSSKEITPIVPREGWHVMHLFYHVDHAQWSLFSDEEKRQAKTRLTELVQEIRATPDTHLLIFSVATPKADLGFMLLTPDLQVANTYEKQLTLSLGPEILTPAYSYLSQTESSEYTTTREQYAAETLVAEKGLTEGSEEFEKALKEFDERMAHYLKHRLYPMLPDWPVICFYPMSKRRSGNDNWYSLDYDARRELMSGHARVGRTYSGRILQLITGSTGLDEYEWGVTLLAKDTIDVKAIVYEMRFDEVSARYAEFGDFYIGMQLPLDVLFRRICL; this is translated from the coding sequence ATGTCCTCGAAGGAAATCACCCCGATCGTGCCGCGCGAAGGCTGGCACGTCATGCACCTGTTCTACCATGTTGACCACGCCCAGTGGTCGCTTTTCAGCGATGAGGAAAAGCGCCAGGCGAAGACGCGGCTGACGGAACTGGTCCAGGAAATCCGTGCCACGCCGGACACCCACCTGCTGATCTTCTCCGTGGCGACACCGAAGGCGGATCTGGGCTTCATGCTGCTGACCCCGGACCTCCAGGTGGCGAACACCTATGAAAAGCAACTCACGCTTTCCCTGGGACCGGAGATCCTGACCCCGGCCTACTCCTACCTTTCCCAGACGGAAAGCTCCGAGTACACCACCACCCGCGAGCAATACGCCGCAGAGACACTGGTCGCCGAAAAGGGTCTCACGGAAGGAAGCGAAGAGTTCGAAAAGGCGCTGAAGGAATTCGACGAGCGGATGGCCCACTACCTGAAACACCGCCTCTACCCGATGCTGCCGGACTGGCCGGTGATCTGCTTCTACCCGATGTCCAAGCGCCGGAGCGGCAACGACAACTGGTACTCCCTGGACTACGACGCCCGGCGCGAGCTGATGAGCGGCCACGCCCGGGTGGGCCGCACCTATTCCGGCCGCATCCTCCAGCTCATCACCGGATCAACCGGCCTGGATGAATATGAATGGGGTGTCACCCTGCTGGCGAAGGACACCATCGACGTGAAGGCGATCGTTTATGAAATGCGCTTCGACGAGGTGTCCGCGCGTTACGCGGAGTTCGGGGACTTCTACATCGGCATGCAGCTTCCGCTGGATGTCCTGTTCCGCCGGATCTGCCTCTGA
- a CDS encoding inner membrane CreD family protein, which yields MKLIHLIASMAIVACTAIAWFFLGSVLADRTRQSTSDMAAEVAGVWGPALVQKHPEAWFETPNAPGGRAMLPPSSSKITVDLKSEPKRRGLVWHRTYRVDFKAEYVFTNPTRIPQTVYVSFPLPDHSAGLNGFRFLLDGVSPAEQMPASSGGMTRAVVVPALGSVTLHTGYGTRGSDSFSYVFPDNRRVAGFDLVMKTDFGEINFPVGTGSPGERAGSGGGWELRWNYPDVLGAPSIGMDMPNLLNAGPVAARIAFFAPVSLLLFVVVMLLMATLKGVPLHPVHVFFVSAGFFAFHLLFAYLVDLVPLAPAFGIATVVSVVLVCGYLKAVGGRALFRIALPAQLGYLVLFSLSFFFDGLTGITLTVCSVLTLALLMALTAKVDWRAFEKARTA from the coding sequence ATGAAACTGATCCATCTCATCGCCTCCATGGCCATCGTCGCCTGCACCGCCATCGCGTGGTTCTTCCTCGGTTCCGTTCTAGCCGACCGGACCCGTCAATCCACCTCGGACATGGCGGCGGAGGTTGCCGGAGTCTGGGGGCCGGCCCTGGTGCAAAAGCACCCTGAGGCATGGTTCGAAACGCCGAATGCACCCGGCGGCCGTGCGATGCTGCCACCGTCCTCCTCAAAGATCACGGTGGATCTGAAATCCGAGCCGAAACGCCGCGGGCTGGTGTGGCACAGGACGTACCGGGTGGATTTCAAGGCGGAGTATGTCTTCACGAATCCCACGCGTATCCCGCAGACGGTCTATGTTTCGTTTCCCCTGCCGGATCACTCCGCAGGCTTGAATGGCTTCCGCTTCCTGCTGGACGGTGTGTCCCCGGCGGAACAGATGCCGGCGTCGTCCGGCGGGATGACACGGGCGGTGGTGGTGCCCGCGCTCGGTTCCGTGACGCTGCACACCGGCTACGGCACCCGCGGCTCTGACAGTTTCAGCTACGTCTTTCCCGACAACCGGCGGGTTGCAGGGTTCGACCTGGTGATGAAGACGGACTTCGGGGAAATCAACTTCCCTGTCGGCACCGGCTCTCCGGGTGAAAGGGCGGGTAGCGGCGGCGGTTGGGAACTCCGCTGGAACTACCCGGATGTACTCGGGGCGCCATCGATCGGGATGGACATGCCGAATCTCCTCAACGCGGGGCCCGTCGCGGCGCGGATCGCCTTTTTTGCACCGGTTTCGCTGCTCCTGTTCGTGGTGGTGATGCTGTTGATGGCCACCCTGAAAGGGGTGCCGCTGCATCCGGTCCACGTCTTCTTCGTGTCCGCGGGCTTCTTCGCCTTCCACCTGTTGTTCGCCTATCTGGTGGATCTGGTGCCGCTCGCCCCGGCATTCGGGATCGCGACGGTCGTCTCCGTGGTGCTGGTGTGCGGCTACCTGAAGGCGGTGGGAGGCCGGGCCTTGTTCAGGATCGCGCTGCCCGCGCAGCTCGGTTACCTGGTGCTGTTCAGCCTGTCGTTCTTTTTCGATGGCCTGACCGGCATCACGCTGACCGTCTGCTCCGTTCTGACGCTCGCCCTGCTCATGGCGCTCACCGCCAAGGTTGACTGGAGGGCGTTTGAAAAGGCGCGCACCGCATAA
- a CDS encoding ferredoxin: protein MADIEDKNVENVSGKFYVDSQCIDCDLCRETAPNNFTRADDEGYSFVYKQPENEEEESQCVEAMEGCPVEAIGDNG, encoded by the coding sequence ATGGCGGACATCGAAGACAAGAATGTGGAAAACGTATCCGGCAAGTTCTACGTGGACAGCCAGTGCATCGACTGCGATCTGTGCCGGGAAACCGCACCGAACAACTTCACCCGTGCGGATGACGAGGGGTATTCCTTCGTCTACAAGCAGCCGGAGAACGAGGAGGAGGAATCCCAGTGCGTGGAGGCCATGGAAGGCTGCCCGGTCGAAGCCATCGGCGACAATGGCTAA
- a CDS encoding transglycosylase domain-containing protein — MPKRNPSDTNRRRSSPGLLSLLIFWPFHLFNALTRPFGTPTRILSRMVGYPLVAGLYGLGVLAVVYGFRASRYDLSRLHAMPERSIILDRQGQEIGRIHGEKRSIVPLKQVSEDFRKAILAREDERFHKHGAIDLIGIGRAVIMNLQGKRQGASTITQQLSSDIFQLKRGENGDRIKQLDRKFLEIGIAFRIEKRMKKDDILEAYINQINWGRQIKGIGEASRIYFEKHPSQLTLSESALLAGIVRGPDAYNPFKNMEASRRERDTTLERMVAAKAITREQADTAKKDEISVRPMWRREHEESYAMDAIRNDLEIILEKENIELGGLTIVTTIDMRIQQRGEEALDKKLREVERYSGYPHRTRGAWRDLPEDNRLGKEPDYIQGAAVVVENRTGAILAVVGGRDADESRYNRATQALRQIGSLFKPFVYLAAFDEGLRPDTRISDGPLQPGEIKGAGSWRPANSDGKFGGMEPVSYGLIRSRNTMSIRVGNYAGIGKVKEFSRMVGFSTPMPENPASFLGAWEATPRQIASAYTIFPNDGVRYRTYLISEIKDKEGNVLYPNQPLSYQAASSGSAWSISKILNQVTSTGTAASVKKLGFDKPCGGKTGTTNDFKDAWFAGYTSSLTCAVWVGFDQPKKTIQGGYGGTLALPVWVDIMKTADRLGYKAGNLTTKVNLVDCRLCRLSSKRATAGCEEAGTAYNDSVPADIALPREDLCPIHPARAQIVSEEDLSNEPPPPAPRARPIQDGPATRPTQREEPPRRAVPVQEEPRIRRALPVEEERPALRAVPVEE, encoded by the coding sequence ATGCCAAAACGCAACCCGTCTGATACGAACCGTCGCCGCAGCTCGCCGGGATTGCTCTCGCTGTTGATATTCTGGCCGTTCCACCTGTTCAACGCGCTGACGCGGCCCTTCGGAACGCCCACACGCATCCTTTCCCGGATGGTGGGCTACCCGCTGGTCGCCGGACTCTACGGACTGGGCGTGCTGGCGGTGGTCTATGGCTTCCGCGCTTCCCGCTACGACCTTTCCAGGCTGCACGCGATGCCGGAGCGCTCGATCATCCTCGACCGCCAGGGCCAGGAAATCGGGCGGATCCACGGAGAAAAACGCTCGATCGTCCCCCTGAAACAGGTATCGGAGGATTTCCGCAAAGCGATCCTCGCCCGCGAGGACGAGCGGTTCCACAAGCACGGCGCGATCGATCTCATCGGCATCGGTCGGGCGGTCATCATGAACCTGCAGGGCAAGCGGCAGGGAGCCTCCACCATCACCCAGCAGCTTTCCTCCGACATCTTCCAACTGAAGCGGGGCGAGAACGGCGACCGGATCAAGCAGTTGGACCGGAAGTTTCTGGAAATCGGCATTGCCTTCCGGATCGAGAAACGGATGAAAAAGGACGATATTCTGGAAGCCTACATCAACCAGATCAACTGGGGACGGCAGATCAAGGGCATCGGCGAAGCGTCCCGGATCTACTTCGAGAAGCACCCGTCACAACTGACCTTGTCCGAGTCCGCGCTGCTGGCGGGCATCGTCCGGGGGCCGGACGCCTACAATCCGTTCAAGAACATGGAGGCATCCCGCCGCGAACGGGACACGACGTTGGAACGGATGGTGGCGGCGAAGGCGATCACCCGCGAACAGGCGGACACCGCCAAGAAGGACGAAATCTCCGTGCGCCCGATGTGGCGGCGCGAGCATGAGGAATCCTACGCCATGGATGCGATCCGGAATGACCTGGAGATCATCCTGGAAAAGGAAAACATCGAGCTGGGGGGGCTGACCATCGTCACCACCATCGACATGCGCATCCAGCAGCGGGGTGAGGAAGCGTTGGACAAGAAACTGCGCGAGGTGGAGCGCTACTCCGGCTACCCGCACCGCACCCGCGGGGCGTGGCGTGACCTGCCGGAGGACAACCGTCTGGGCAAGGAGCCGGACTACATCCAAGGCGCGGCGGTGGTGGTGGAGAACCGCACCGGGGCAATCCTCGCCGTCGTCGGCGGACGGGATGCGGATGAATCCCGCTACAACCGGGCGACCCAGGCCCTCCGCCAGATCGGCTCGCTTTTCAAACCGTTCGTCTATCTGGCCGCGTTCGACGAGGGCCTGCGGCCGGACACCCGCATCAGCGACGGCCCCCTGCAGCCCGGGGAGATCAAAGGGGCGGGAAGCTGGCGGCCCGCGAACTCCGACGGAAAATTCGGTGGCATGGAGCCGGTATCCTACGGCCTGATCCGCTCCCGGAACACCATGTCGATCCGGGTGGGGAATTACGCGGGCATCGGCAAGGTGAAGGAATTCAGCCGTATGGTGGGCTTCAGCACGCCGATGCCGGAGAACCCCGCCTCGTTCCTGGGGGCGTGGGAAGCCACCCCCCGTCAGATCGCCAGCGCCTACACCATCTTCCCGAATGACGGCGTGCGCTACCGCACCTACCTGATCTCCGAGATCAAAGACAAGGAAGGCAACGTCCTCTACCCGAACCAGCCGCTGTCCTACCAAGCCGCGTCCTCCGGCTCCGCGTGGTCCATCTCGAAGATCCTCAACCAGGTGACCTCCACCGGCACCGCCGCCTCCGTCAAGAAGCTGGGATTTGACAAGCCGTGCGGCGGCAAGACGGGAACAACGAACGACTTCAAGGATGCCTGGTTCGCCGGATACACCTCCTCCCTCACCTGTGCGGTGTGGGTCGGCTTCGACCAGCCGAAAAAGACCATCCAGGGCGGCTACGGCGGCACCCTCGCCCTGCCGGTGTGGGTGGACATCATGAAAACGGCGGACCGGCTCGGCTACAAGGCGGGCAACCTGACCACCAAGGTGAATCTGGTTGACTGCCGTCTGTGCCGGCTTTCCAGCAAACGCGCCACCGCCGGCTGCGAGGAAGCGGGCACCGCCTACAACGACTCCGTCCCGGCCGACATCGCCCTGCCAAGGGAAGACCTCTGCCCCATCCACCCCGCGCGCGCGCAGATCGTGAGCGAGGAAGACCTCAGCAACGAGCCACCTCCTCCTGCCCCGCGTGCCAGGCCCATCCAGGACGGCCCCGCCACCCGCCCCACCCAGCGCGAGGAACCACCCCGCCGCGCCGTCCCCGTCCAGGAAGAACCCCGCATCCGCCGGGCACTCCCCGTGGAAGAGGAACGCCCCGCCCTCCGCGCCGTGCCGGTGGAGGAGTGA
- a CDS encoding glycosyltransferase, producing MRIDIVTDTFLPDVNGVAMTLGRITDGLRERGHRVHIIRTGEGSGNRETVAASIPLPGYKEVRVGLPGPFRLRKRWLKKRPDAVYVATESPLGRSAVKAAKTLGIPVATGFHTNFHEYLEQYRLGGLEPAAKAWLKRFHSAADCTLAPSPELVARLRDEGFREVHLLGRGVDSVLFTPEKRCEALRASWGARMGVPVAIVVGRVAAEKNLDLAMKAFERMRQTVPDLRCVVVGDGPVRAKLEESHPWVHFAGVRTGEDLAAHYASADVLLFPSETETFGNVLLEGMASGLVTVSYDYAASERHVTGGVNGMKAVRGDEEGFIRLAVEALAQAPEMRSAARESSEKLGWSEVVREFDERMQRIAATGRAADPMRVKRRKLSCRTLFLSDIHLGMADSKAVEVVHFLKHIQCSKLVLNGDIIDGWALRRGGRWRGRHSRVIRKILKMMEKDHTEVVYLRGNHDDILERFLPLAFGRLKVAKEHIHVSPTGKRYLVVHGDGFDSVSTKHKWLASIGAVGYDTLLKVNRVYNKWRAWRGKEYFSLSKRVKAKVKSAVSFVDKYEELLQELARHKRCEGIICGHIHTPEDKQVGDIHYLNSGDWVESLTAIIEHHDGRMELVKYADFFKDGDRMVEAEVAAVA from the coding sequence ATGAGAATCGACATCGTAACGGATACCTTTCTGCCGGATGTGAATGGCGTCGCCATGACGCTGGGACGGATCACCGACGGTCTCCGCGAGCGGGGGCACCGGGTCCACATCATCCGCACGGGTGAGGGGAGCGGCAACCGGGAGACGGTCGCCGCATCGATCCCGCTTCCGGGTTACAAGGAGGTCCGCGTGGGTCTCCCCGGGCCGTTCCGCCTGCGGAAGCGCTGGCTGAAGAAGCGGCCGGACGCGGTGTATGTCGCGACGGAGAGCCCGCTCGGCAGGTCTGCGGTGAAGGCGGCGAAGACGCTGGGCATCCCGGTTGCCACCGGCTTCCACACGAATTTCCACGAATACCTGGAACAGTACCGGCTTGGTGGGTTGGAGCCTGCGGCAAAGGCATGGTTGAAGCGCTTCCACTCCGCGGCGGACTGCACGCTGGCACCGTCGCCGGAGCTGGTGGCCCGCCTGCGTGACGAGGGATTTCGTGAGGTGCATCTGCTGGGCCGGGGCGTGGACTCCGTCCTGTTCACCCCGGAGAAGCGGTGCGAAGCCCTGCGCGCGTCATGGGGTGCGCGGATGGGTGTGCCTGTCGCCATCGTCGTCGGCAGGGTCGCCGCTGAAAAGAATCTGGATCTGGCGATGAAGGCGTTCGAGCGCATGCGCCAGACCGTGCCGGACCTCCGCTGCGTGGTGGTGGGTGATGGACCGGTGCGCGCGAAGCTGGAGGAAAGCCACCCATGGGTCCACTTCGCCGGTGTGCGGACGGGTGAGGATCTGGCGGCACACTATGCCTCCGCGGATGTGCTGCTTTTCCCCAGTGAAACGGAGACGTTCGGGAATGTCCTGCTGGAAGGCATGGCAAGCGGGCTGGTGACGGTGAGCTATGACTATGCCGCCTCCGAACGCCACGTGACCGGCGGCGTGAACGGCATGAAGGCCGTGCGTGGGGATGAAGAAGGCTTCATCCGCCTGGCGGTGGAAGCTTTGGCACAGGCTCCGGAGATGAGATCCGCCGCGCGGGAGAGTTCCGAAAAACTCGGCTGGAGCGAGGTTGTCCGCGAGTTCGACGAGCGGATGCAGCGGATCGCCGCGACCGGGAGGGCCGCGGACCCCATGCGGGTGAAGCGCCGGAAGCTTTCCTGCCGCACACTTTTCCTCTCCGACATCCACCTCGGCATGGCGGACTCGAAGGCGGTGGAGGTCGTGCATTTCCTGAAGCACATCCAGTGCTCGAAGCTGGTGCTCAACGGCGACATCATCGACGGCTGGGCGCTCCGCCGTGGTGGCCGTTGGCGCGGGCGGCACAGCCGGGTGATCCGGAAGATCCTCAAGATGATGGAGAAGGATCACACCGAAGTCGTGTATCTGCGCGGGAACCACGACGATATCCTGGAGCGCTTCCTGCCGCTGGCTTTCGGTCGCCTGAAAGTGGCGAAGGAACACATCCACGTCTCACCCACCGGCAAGCGGTATCTGGTCGTCCATGGCGACGGCTTCGACAGTGTTTCCACCAAGCACAAGTGGCTCGCCTCCATCGGTGCGGTGGGCTATGACACCCTGCTGAAGGTCAACCGTGTCTATAACAAATGGCGCGCGTGGCGGGGGAAGGAATACTTCTCCCTCAGCAAGCGGGTGAAGGCGAAGGTGAAGTCCGCCGTCAGCTTCGTCGACAAATACGAGGAGCTGCTCCAGGAACTGGCCCGCCACAAGCGGTGCGAAGGCATCATCTGCGGCCACATCCACACGCCCGAGGACAAACAGGTGGGGGACATCCACTACCTCAACTCCGGGGACTGGGTGGAAAGCCTCACCGCCATCATCGAGCACCACGACGGGCGGATGGAGCTGGTGAAATACGCCGACTTCTTCAAGGATGGCGACAGGATGGTGGAAGCCGAGGTGGCTGCCGTCGCGTAA
- a CDS encoding PDZ domain-containing protein: MKRLPLLFSLLLLPGMLPAQFPGARQQREEVEIPLLTPAERKTVEQQREEFARAVSPSLSAAAKSTVRIWYKGPRREVRAAYGTVIGDGTKILTKWSQVMRAVDDFRVEDGNREVRPVKITGVYKEEDLAILTIEGAPLTPVKWTASPLELGGFLVAAQPDGRPAGYGVVSVLERNLRKESQGFLGIEAARHDGTGVKIGRVTKGSGAGAAGLKSGDVILKVGGREISGLSELQNALWGAKPGTEIELSILRDGKNQETVRVILGSRPEMQQFAEGRLMQMERMGSRLNEVRDDFSSVVETDMVIEPEQAGGPVANLKGEVVGITMSRSGRTRSYVMPSAAIEALLQKETTDPALAASKQQEEREEQLALRAREAQGAPRARIVEPDEFLKMQRHQEDMGKLTERIQSELEALERGE, from the coding sequence ATGAAACGACTTCCCCTGCTATTTTCCCTCCTGCTTTTGCCCGGCATGCTCCCGGCGCAGTTCCCGGGGGCGCGCCAACAGCGCGAGGAAGTCGAAATTCCCCTGCTCACCCCCGCCGAGCGGAAGACCGTGGAACAGCAGCGCGAGGAATTCGCCAGGGCGGTTTCGCCCTCCCTTTCGGCGGCTGCCAAATCCACCGTCCGCATCTGGTACAAGGGGCCGCGCCGCGAAGTCCGGGCCGCCTATGGCACTGTGATCGGGGATGGGACGAAGATCCTCACGAAGTGGAGCCAGGTCATGAGGGCCGTGGATGACTTTCGCGTCGAGGATGGGAACCGGGAGGTCCGTCCCGTGAAAATCACCGGCGTCTACAAGGAAGAAGATCTCGCCATCCTCACCATCGAGGGTGCGCCCCTCACTCCGGTGAAGTGGACCGCGTCTCCCCTGGAACTCGGCGGCTTCCTCGTCGCAGCCCAGCCCGACGGCCGCCCCGCCGGTTATGGCGTGGTCAGCGTGTTGGAGCGGAACCTCCGCAAGGAAAGCCAGGGCTTCCTGGGCATCGAAGCCGCCAGGCACGATGGCACCGGCGTGAAAATCGGCCGTGTGACCAAAGGATCCGGAGCGGGTGCCGCAGGACTGAAGTCCGGGGACGTGATCCTGAAAGTGGGCGGGCGGGAGATTTCCGGCCTCAGTGAGCTGCAGAACGCGCTGTGGGGCGCGAAGCCGGGTACCGAGATCGAGCTTTCCATCCTCAGGGACGGCAAAAATCAGGAGACGGTCCGTGTCATCCTCGGCAGCCGCCCGGAAATGCAGCAGTTCGCGGAAGGCAGGCTCATGCAGATGGAGCGGATGGGCAGCCGCCTCAACGAGGTGAGGGATGACTTTTCCAGTGTGGTGGAGACGGACATGGTCATCGAGCCGGAACAGGCTGGAGGCCCTGTGGCCAACCTGAAAGGAGAGGTGGTGGGCATCACCATGTCACGCTCCGGGCGCACCCGCTCCTACGTCATGCCCTCCGCGGCCATCGAAGCGCTCCTGCAGAAGGAAACCACCGATCCGGCGCTCGCCGCCAGCAAGCAGCAGGAAGAGCGCGAGGAACAGCTCGCCCTTCGCGCCCGCGAAGCCCAGGGCGCTCCGCGTGCCCGGATCGTGGAGCCGGATGAATTCCTGAAAATGCAGCGCCACCAGGAGGACATGGGCAAGCTCACCGAGCGCATCCAGTCCGAGCTGGAAGCGCTCGAAAGGGGGGAATGA